TGGTCccccattacaaaattttatttttttctctctgtcTCTACAGGTGGCATGGGGGGTGGGGGGCAGGGACACGTGGCGGGCTGCAGGGGAGTCGCGCCTCTGCAACAGGAGCGACTGGTCGCGCCTCCGGGTCTGGCTCGACCCGGTTTTGACCCgactgaattttaaaaatttaaaaattattaaaatataataaaataataatatttaaaaaaaattatattattaaaaaaatgggtcgCGCCTGTTAGGTAGGCTCGACCCAAAAAAATAacccatttccgtaaataatgTATCTGACAccctattttggtattttaaattttttttaacccaATTGGGTAAAAAACCCCACTCCATTGGGCTGGTTTAGTAACGGATCCTTTTCTGTTCGTAAGTAGGCGTGCAGTTCGATGCACtgcactttttcttttcttttttttttctgagaCCTTTCTTTATTCAGAAATGACAATTTGTACCAAAATAAACCCCGATTAGTCAAACCATAAGGAAGGATTAAAACAAATCCATTTTTTAAACGGAAGATAATTTTTTATTACTGTTGTTTTCCTTCTTAAATAGTGGatcctaaaacttaaaatttattttttcaccaTTTAGTAAATTTATCATTCTTTGTTTGGGGTTGAATTTAACAAgtgttttgcttctttttttctttaagttAATCATTCTTATATTAGGGCatgagttatttttttattttaaattaatctttGACTTTGACAATTATTCTTATATtaaggtttaaattatttttttaagaaaataccAAAGACTAGCTTaaactcaaaaaaattcaaaatttaacgtgaaaacaattattaaattcataGATTAACTTAGATAAAAAAGATCAAACCCTAATACAGAAATAATTACTTAACTTAAGTCTCGATGTGAGAACAATtgtcaaattaaaaaaactaactTCTATAGAAAAAAACTTATGAGTTTTATCGAGTTGAAACCTAAAAAATGAATTAACCCTtccttaaaaaaacttaaatcttTTTTAGGACCAAAAACCTTTTTATGACAAaagtctttttgttttttttcttctaaaatactattaaaaaagtcattatttaCTTAAACAATACTATTCTTTTTTTTACGAAAATAACATAAGAGACGAAAATTAAACATCGATTTAAGGTTGAATCTAATACAGttagtaattttagatttaaaGATATCTcgaatcactaaatcgataatcATCATGCTGATTTAGGGAAATTAGAGCTCATGTGCAACTATTGATTTGGTGAATTGAGATCCCATTAAATCCAAAACTCCTAACCGTCCTATAAATGCCAACTCCCCCTAACCTCTATAACTACATCTCAACTCCACACCAAATTATTTTCAAAACCCCCGCTCTCACtcttaaaatatacaaaaataacaaCACCCCTAAACTTAAATCAcctttaaaaaccctaaaaccatccaaaaaaaatacataatttttttacaagCCAATAAAAGCTAgattttattaacaaattttagttgtaatttattttaaatataattattttatttttaattatgttctaaatttttatttctaagtCTGGAGTCTTAAAGTGATAAGGTAAGTGCCTATACAATTGAtctcaatttaatttaaattaaaaattatttttattgaatgatatgttaatttttatttaaaaatgtaaataaatcgTATGTTATTTATAGTGATTATTACATCTGTACAATAAGTAGGGAATAATGTAAGAATGATGCTATTATGTGTTTAAATGATATAAATATTGTTATATATTCACATTtagtaaatattgaaataaatttattggtGTATAAATTTTTCCTATTTAATTCTTAaagttatataatttttaattcaaGGTTTAGGGCTATTATGTTAAAGAATAGTTGTTTTATAGAAAATGtgtatttttaagtaattattaattagtaaatatatgtttAGAGTTTAGGCgagaaaaatgtatttttaaaatgttgGGTTTGTCCAAAATAGGgtcaaattttttaatataagatAATACATATCAAACATTAACCCTGATTCTCTAGACTTAAATTATATAAACCCCCACCGCGATTTTTGATTTAATCTACTTACAAAGTTTAGGAATAGAGTTGATAAAATCGACTAGAAACCTACATCTAAATTGCTCATCCATAGAAAATAAGGACTAATTAGATTTCTCTTATGGATATGGTTACTAATAATCAAGTGGGAAGTCCTCTTTGCACCATCATTGGCTATGACCTttacaaattatttgattaagttctcttataattttattcaaattctcTTATTAGAATATATCATCAACCACAAACTATCCAATCAAATTTTATGTTCGACATATATAAATGTTTCTcttagtaaataatatttttgaacttCTCACCTAACACCATTATTATATGTCCAGATTAATTCCTGCATAATGTTGTTGACAACAATTATGTGGGCAACAACATAGTTGTTGTTGGGGTCCatcctaaaaattttaaatttttttatcaaattgtcAGCAATTTCTTATTGTTATTTAGTTCTTATCTTTTTTCACAGATAATTGTAGCTATTTTTCTctatacaaaaaaattataaagcatTGTATTTATTAAGATATATATCTTAACCCTATAACATTTGACCACTTTAAGAAATTTCGAACCCTACTATCTCGTGTCACAAACAATTTCTCATAATATAACTATATTCTATTTGTaaatctaaaatcataatataattaccttaaaaaattttcttaccTTTTTATTTTGGAACTTTTCCCTTCTAACTTCGACcctaagaaaaaaatattactttCACTCATtaatatataacattttaatttcCTCATATTATCTagctatattatttttttatatcatttgagaaaaaaaacttaaataacatttataatttttcatattttttactttaataattcgattattgatgaaaaaaataaaacatttaaaatctatATATTAATGTAACATTTACAATTTCATATGTTTTCTACttaaactattttctttttacttaaaaaaaagtttaaaaatattcataaaaaataaagtataaaaacatttataatttaaatctatggataataataaatttttttatcaaaaaactAGTAATTAGTTTTCACCTCGAAATATTAACCCTCATTCTCTAAGCAAAACTATCTCCGAACAAATTTAGAAGCTTTATTAACTCTCTGCTTTAATTTTTTCCCTTCAATcacttaactcaaattttttttcaaaaacaactcttaatttttttttcaaactgatACAAATGGTCCCAAAAAGTTAGGGGTTTTTAAGGATCCATGTGTCTAATAGGTCTATTAATCTTAGACCTTTAGCTATGTCAATGCAGGAAGAGCAAAGATTCCTTGCTTTCTAGGGAACCAAAATTAACATGACAACTGTTGATTTAAGCTCCTTAGGCAACAAGGAGACTACTGATTTGGTCTCCCTAAGCAATAAAGAATCTTTGGTTGGTGTATCGATATAACAATGTATAAGAAACACAAAATTAGTATGACGATTGTCGATTTGGGATCCCAATGAATTAGCTGCATcaaattcaacccaaaatctACAACCGTCATGCCAATTTGAGGTTCAATTTTCATCTCACATGTTATTTTGGTAAAGAAAATCctgtattatttaagtaaataattttttggtATTATTCCGGAAAAAACCCAAATCTTCGCCATCTAGTTTAATGCTTTAATAGACAATGATCCATAGGCCCAAGCATCACCTGACTTATTTAGGGCCTTACTTAGCCCATATCCATAGGCGACATGACAGCCTCGTGTGACTCTGTAGCCTCTTGTTTCTAACTAGGAGACGCTCCTCCGATTCTCGGAtcggaaaattttgaaaaagcaTTCCATGTGCACTATTAAGTAATTCGACCGTTGGGAATGGGGCCCTCCTCCGATGCCACTCCAAATCCACATTCCAtaacaacttttttatttttgtctttttcttcttttacctTCTCcatcaaataataaatttcatataGGTCTTTTTCTAACTCGGCCTTTCCCTCTTTCccatcaacaacaacaacaacaacaaaatctttgcccttttttttttctttctaaaacaATGGCGATCGCTCAGACCAACTCTCAACAACAAGAGAAGGTTAAGATTTTTTTTCCCCTCATTTTATCCCATTGTTTTTCTTGGGTAAAtagtttcatttttctttttctgtttttcatTCTTCAAGAACCAAACAAAGCTCAATTTTCagtctaattttcttttatggaAGATATAAAGTTTTGAGAAGGGTTTTCTCTTTATAAGAAGGGTTCAATTCCCAACAGGGTTGAGTGCTAGGGTTCTAATGGTagattttggaattttttaaatcttATGTCTGCTGCTATCTAGGATTAgcggattttaaaaaaattgggaaCGGAACGTTGTTGATATGGTTATCTTGTTTTGAACCAATGCTGGGATTTTAATttgttcatattaaaattttgacagGTTTCTTCAGAGGCTTCAGCAGGcgaaaagaaaagatggacgcttAGCGATTTTGACATTGGAAAGCCGCTTGGACGAGGCAAGTTTGGTCACGTTTATCTAGCTAGAGAAAAGAGGGTTTGTTtctttcaccttttctttttaTGGATCCTTTTTTATTTGCGTTAAGAAATACGAGGAAAATTTAAGATTGCAATTTTGAAGTTCCTCCAACGTTGGCATATATTCGTATAATGAGGATGATTCAATGTTACTTGTGGAACAGAGCAATCATATTGTAGCACTCAAGGTGCTTTTTAAAAGCCAACTCCAACAATCTCAAGTTGAACATCAGCTACGTCGTGAAGTGGAAATACAAAGTCACCTGCGCCATCCCAATATATTGAGGCTTTACGGTTATTTCTATGATCAGGTATAATGGCCTATATCAATGCTTCCATGTCTATAACTTAATTGAAATGAATTAGCATTTGTTTTTCCTGAACACCAACTTTTACAGAAACGTGTTTACCTGATACTGGAGTATGCAGCCAAAGGTGAACTTTACAAGGAACTACAGAAATGTAAATACTTCAGTGAAAGACGCGCGGCTACGGTGAGTAGTTTGGGTTTTTGGAAAATTGGTTCTTGTGATAGATTGTAATGATTGACTATTTAAACCCCCCcccccacaaaaaaaaaaaagagaggctaATTTGATGCTTATGTTGTTTGTCCTAGTATGTTGCATCTTTAGCTCGGGCACTGATTTATTGCCATGGAAAGCATGTAATACACCGAGACATCAAACCTGAGAACTTGTTAATTGGGGCACAGGTGATTCCTACGCCATTGGCTGTACTCATTATTTGGTTTTTTCAGCTAATGTTTTATAGTGCTAATCTTGTATCAACTGGGGATCCCTTTTCAGGGTGAACTTAAGATTGCTGATTTTGGATGGTCAGTACACACATTTAACCGTAGGCGGACTATGTGCGGCACGCTTGATTATCTTCCTCCTGAAATGGGTATGTGGCTAACCATTGAAACTAAGTGATTAGCTGTAATGCCCCATCAGTTGTCCTTTTATGATCAAGCAGTTTTAGGTTCAGACTATACCCATTTTGTGTCAAAAATGTTAACTTTTATAGGTGCTGGAAACAATTAGAGTAAGGAAGAAAACTAAATTTCACTTTCACCTTATTTTTTATGTTCTCCACAGTTGAAAGTGTAGAGCATGATGCTAGTGTAGACATTTGGAGCCTTGGTGTGTTGTGCTATGAATTCCTATACGGAGTCCCTCCTTTTGAAGCCCAGGAACATTCAGACACTTACCGAAGGTAAGTTTCAGCTctaaaacaaagacaaaaatgATGACATCTTTTGGTTAGATGCATATATAAATGATGTGCCATACTTTACCTTGTCCACAGGATTGTGCAAGTGGATCTCAAGTTCCCTACTAAGCCAATAGTTTCATCTGCAGCTAAGGACCTCATTAGTCAGGTATCTTTTGTTGCCTTTTTTAACTTGCAATTAACAACGTTTAATACATATTCTAAGCCTATATAACTTTGCGTACAGATGCTTGTCAAGGATTCTTCACAACGGCTGCCATTGCATAAGCTTCTTGAGCACCCATGGATTGTTCAGAATGCTGACCCATCTGGCATCTATAAAGCttaaaatacatacattttttCCTCTAAATTCTTTTTTGCGAGGATAATTGTGCAAGATGGTTCAAATTAAATGTTCTGGTTCTTGACTCCATGAATCCTAACTTTGCATGCATGTGTATCCAAGCTTTGTACCAATAACAATATCTGTTTGTTAACTCTATTGTAATTCATTTGTATGTTAAATTACTATGATTTGTTGTTTAGAGATTTTAACTCTTGATTCGTAGTTTGTTCCTCATTGAGGTgaagagaaaggattgtatggAAATCACTTCCAATCAAATCATGCCACCGTTCCTCCCACATTTGCTCTACAAATTTTTCATACATAATTTTGCActtgcaataataataatatcataaaataacTCAGAAAAAACAATCTAATCTAAGCTTTCCAATTTTTTCATACATAATCATGCATATTCAACTATGACCATGACAATAAACAGTAGCTTTCAAAATGGAAACCATGTTGTAACCATACAAGGCTAAAATCGCTACTCTATCTCCAAAGTTTATGCTTGCATTAACGTTAGCCATTATTGGTAATTTGGCAGGCTATAAAAGATGATGTGATGGATATTACAATATCTGATGCAACTTCCATGACATACAGGGCTTGTCTTCAGGTATTGACTATTCTGTCTTTACAGTTTTCTCCATCCAACTTGCAGGTAAGCAGGTTGTTCCTTTTTCTTGGCTGGTTAGCAAAGTTATAAGGAAAATCATGAGAAAGAACATATTTTGTTGAAACAAAAAATCAGTAAGGACAGCCGATGCAACTATTAAAAGCATAGTTGCATGGTGATCATTGGTTTGCAAGTAAAACCATATTTAAACCTATGGATATGCTGCTTCAATGCAAAACTACCAAGATTCTGCTGTTTCTTTTCCTTGGTTTCCGTCTCGAATAATTTGGAGTGATACCAAGGtaccatgttgaaatttttacgtattctataaaatttaaaattaaattagttaatatgaGTCGAAACTCatccaaaattcaaaataatgaaaacaatCCTATATAAGAAATAATGCAAACAGGAAATATTAGTGAAATCAAACCATTTGCCACTTTTGTCCACGATCAAAGTTGCTTTATGAATCGGTCATAGACTCGTACACCCATGTACATGACACGTTGTCAAGAATATGGTGTGGCACCCCCTTATTGGACTCATCCGTTTGTCACCTTGAATTATCGGTATACGCCACATCAATCAATCCATTAAGATGGCGCCACCGAATATTTTCCTCCAGGCAATACCCAAAATGCCATCGTTTCAACGAGGCAAATATGAACAACGTTGTACTGTCTCGAACTCTGCTGACAGACCATTATAAACACGCAAAAATGACAGATGGCCTGCCTCCATGTAATGACGGTGCTACTTGATTTGTCCGTGACGATTGGTAACGACCTCCATGTTACTGTGAACGTTTTATTAAGTCctttcatgttttcatttttgttcatttaaaGTCCTTTCACCTTCGTAAAATTTTTTGAGGGTCACCTTCGTATAATTAAAAGTACTGAAAGGAGATAATTTTGGAGAAGGTCGTCGAAtcaaagctttaatttgataaaatgtcGTCTCCTTCAGAGTAAGATTTTGAGTATTTTCCTTTTGTTTcccctctcattttctctctacGTTTACTTTTACAATTGTCGCAATATTCGAGCCTTTTATcatcaacattttttttattattttcctgcATGATTTCTGAGAATTTCTCGCTAACTAATTTAcgctttttattattattaattttaattttaattttatgtccTGATTAATTGCATTTTTCTTTTGGTTATCTTGTGTTTGGCTGCCTAGAAAATTAAAAGAGAACAGAATATAGCAGTTGTTAAATAAAattgtcttttgtctattctcattttcGTGTTATCATCTTTGTTAATGGTTTTTTGTTCATCGATCTTACAATTAATCTGAGACTTTtacttttcatttttaacattttagcTGAAGTCAGGTTTTAATTGTAAAGATTTGGATTCGTTAGCCAATAGCCATGTAGGACGTAGTCGAATATCCCctctgtgtttttttttaataaaccaATCATCAttgcattttttatttcttcatgATCCTCTAGTTGTTCTAATATCATAATATCAATGCCATAACTTTTTATTTACTCTTTTCTAGATTCTACAAATCTCTGCCACCGATCACCAAAGCTTATGGGACCATATGTTTAATGACGACTGTAGCTTCGCATCTGGGACTATATCGACTTGAAAATATTGCATTAATCCATGAATTGGTATTTTCAGAGTTTCAGGTGCTGCCTTGCCCTAATTGAAATCTAACGAAGCAAGTTTACCATTTTATTATGAAGAATCTCGTTCTTTTCTGGCTCAATTGATTGACTATTTACTGAACAGAAAAATTTGATTGTGTCTTTGTTATTTATTATGTGTCACATAGCTACTTTTTGTTATTAAGGAAACTTAAACTGTTGCCATTTCCCTTTAGACTTTTTTTACGGGTGGTACTGAGTCTTTTCCTTTAGGTGTGGAGGCTTCTTacaaatttctttttcttgggGAACTTCTCCATGAATTTTGGAATCCGTCTCCTTATGATGTAAGTATTTAGAATGGAAGCTTGTTAGGATTAATGTTCCAAAAGTTGTGGACGTACTGGTATGTGTAACAGCATATTTGTTTTTGCCCTCTCTTTACCCGTTATTGCAGTGCTAGGTATGGGGTTCAGCTGGAGCAGGGGCCGTTTCAAAGGCGGACAGCAGATTTTCTCTGGATGATGATCTTTGGAGCTATTTCATTGCTGGTGTGTATTGAAGATATACCATTTTTAGGGTCAATCTTCTACATGTCTCATAAAAGTTGAATATTATAATTTGGTGAATAAGTTTATAGATTTTTGTGCTGGAATATGGAATATATTAGGATtagtttcttctttctttgtgtTTAGGCATTATCAATTGTTCCAATTTTACGGGGTGCATTTCTTGGCATTTCACTGGTATTCATGCTTCTATACATCTGCAGTAGGGAGTTTCCTAACGCTCAAGTCAATATATATGGACTTGTTGCACTCAAGGTACACATGGTTACATTTATCTGCCGCAATTGTGCCTGAATTGTCGTAGTAATCTTCGTACTGTTACTTGTTTGGGTCTGCTAATGCTTTTACTACTGTAACACAGGCCTTTTATCTACCGTGGGCAATGCTTGCTCTGGATGTTATTTTTGGTTCCCCTCTTGTGCCAGACCTTATGGGGATCATTGCTGGGCACTTATACTACTTTTTAACTGTTCTGCATCCTCTTGCCGGGGGAAGGAACATAATATCAACTCCTAGATTGGtgtatccttttattttattttatttttctcaaagttttagTTCCTGACCTCTAAGTAACACAAGAGGTGAGAGTTCCCTTATTATTTCACGTCTAGTTAGCTTTTATTCTACTGGTGAGTAAGAAGTGACGATTGAGATTATACTTCCTTTGTTCCAACTGAAAAATAGTCATATAGATTAGAAACAAAGTTAGAATCTCCTTTCATGTTTGCTTGCTATTCCGAATTCTGATAACTTTACTATTTGTCTATGAGGTTCCAAGCATGACTTAAGCTCTGCTTGGTTGGCGCTTTTCCTTTCTTCTATTTGCTATTTGtcctttgttttcctttttttaaggTCTTTTAACTTTTTGTTGAAAAGAGCAAAAAGCAAAAACACAGCGACAGGGAGCCTTGGTTTTTATGTAGAATAAAAATAGTTATCTTCTCTTCTTCCATAAGGCATTTTGGGTGGAAATATTAGGCAAGTATTTTGATGTGCAGCATGCCGCAAATGCTTAGAATTGCTACCTTGTTGAGGACTTATATCATTCTCATGATGTAATTTCTCATGTTCTTACAAGCTAAATATTGTTCTTTGAATTGAATTcataatattttagaatttgttCTTTCCAGAATTTGGTCGTTGTTACAACAGTTAATTGGTGTGAGAGTAGGATGTTCATGAATTTACATGCAAGAGAATTCCTTGACTCACATAATGCAGGCATAAACTTGTTGCTCGAGCGAGGCTTGAATATCCAACAAATGCTCGTGTTCCACAAGAGAGGACAACTGGTGTGGCGTTCACGGGGAGGAGTTATCGGTTGAATTCATCCACTGGTCGAGGCTTTAGCTTGAGAAGATTCTGGTCGTCTTGAGCAACCGATGGTACGAAGAACAAATATC
The sequence above is drawn from the Gossypium hirsutum isolate 1008001.06 chromosome A05, Gossypium_hirsutum_v2.1, whole genome shotgun sequence genome and encodes:
- the LOC107951396 gene encoding serine/threonine-protein kinase Aurora-1, whose translation is MAIAQTNSQQQEKVSSEASAGEKKRWTLSDFDIGKPLGRGKFGHVYLAREKRSNHIVALKVLFKSQLQQSQVEHQLRREVEIQSHLRHPNILRLYGYFYDQKRVYLILEYAAKGELYKELQKCKYFSERRAATYVASLARALIYCHGKHVIHRDIKPENLLIGAQGELKIADFGWSVHTFNRRRTMCGTLDYLPPEMVESVEHDASVDIWSLGVLCYEFLYGVPPFEAQEHSDTYRRIVQVDLKFPTKPIVSSAAKDLISQMLVKDSSQRLPLHKLLEHPWIVQNADPSGIYKA
- the LOC107951397 gene encoding derlin-1 isoform X2 gives rise to the protein MSSPSEFYKSLPPITKAYGTICLMTTVASHLGLYRLENIALIHELVFSEFQVWRLLTNFFFLGNFSMNFGIRLLMIARYGVQLEQGPFQRRTADFLWMMIFGAISLLAFYLPWAMLALDVIFGSPLVPDLMGIIAGHLYYFLTVLHPLAGGRNIISTPRLVHKLVARARLEYPTNARVPQERTTGVAFTGRSYRLNSSTGRGFSLRRFWSS
- the LOC107951397 gene encoding derlin-1 isoform X1, which codes for MSSPSEFYKSLPPITKAYGTICLMTTVASHLGLYRLENIALIHELVFSEFQVWRLLTNFFFLGNFSMNFGIRLLMIARYGVQLEQGPFQRRTADFLWMMIFGAISLLALSIVPILRGAFLGISLVFMLLYICSREFPNAQVNIYGLVALKAFYLPWAMLALDVIFGSPLVPDLMGIIAGHLYYFLTVLHPLAGGRNIISTPRLVHKLVARARLEYPTNARVPQERTTGVAFTGRSYRLNSSTGRGFSLRRFWSS